From the Micromonospora lupini genome, one window contains:
- a CDS encoding alpha-ketoacid dehydrogenase subunit beta: MMATTMAKALNSALADALAADDRVVVFGEDVGALGGVFRITDGLQARFGEKRCFDTPLAEAGIVGFAVGLAMSGLRPVVEMQFDAFAYPAFEQIASHVAKLRNRTRGKLSVPIVIRVPYAGGIGGVEHHCDSSEAYYAHTPGLKVVTPATVEDAYSLLREAIDDPDPVVFMEPKKLYFGSADAELPARTEPFGRAVVRRPGRDATLVAYGPAVPVALEAAEAAREEGWDLEVVDVRTIVPFDDATITASVRRTGRCVVIQEAPGFAGVGAEIAARVQERCFHALHAPVLRVAGLDIPYPAPMLEHTHLPGVDRVLDAVARLQWDDQPDARWAAA, from the coding sequence CTGATGGCCACCACCATGGCGAAGGCGCTCAACTCCGCGCTCGCCGACGCCCTCGCGGCCGACGACCGGGTGGTCGTCTTCGGCGAGGACGTCGGCGCGCTCGGCGGCGTCTTCCGGATCACCGACGGCTTGCAGGCCCGCTTCGGCGAGAAGCGCTGCTTCGACACCCCGCTCGCGGAGGCCGGCATCGTCGGCTTCGCCGTCGGTCTGGCCATGTCCGGGCTGCGGCCGGTGGTCGAGATGCAGTTCGACGCGTTCGCGTACCCGGCGTTCGAGCAGATCGCCTCGCACGTGGCGAAGCTGCGCAACCGCACCCGGGGCAAGCTCAGCGTGCCCATCGTCATCCGGGTGCCGTACGCCGGCGGCATCGGCGGGGTGGAGCACCACTGCGACTCGTCCGAGGCGTACTACGCGCACACCCCCGGCCTGAAGGTCGTCACCCCGGCGACGGTCGAGGACGCGTACTCGCTGCTGCGTGAGGCGATCGACGACCCCGACCCGGTGGTCTTCATGGAGCCCAAGAAGCTCTACTTCGGCAGCGCCGACGCGGAGCTGCCGGCGCGTACCGAGCCGTTCGGGCGGGCCGTCGTGCGTCGTCCCGGCCGCGACGCCACCCTTGTGGCGTACGGGCCGGCGGTGCCTGTCGCGCTGGAGGCCGCCGAGGCCGCCCGTGAGGAGGGCTGGGATCTGGAGGTCGTCGACGTGCGGACCATCGTGCCGTTCGACGACGCCACCATCACCGCGTCGGTCCGGCGCACCGGCCGGTGCGTGGTGATCCAGGAGGCGCCCGGCTTCGCGGGCGTCGGCGCGGAGATCGCCGCCCGGGTGCAGGAGCGCTGCTTCCACGCGCTGCACGCCCCGGTGCTGCGGGTCGCCGGGCTGGACATCCCCTACCCGGCGCCGATGCTTGAGCACACCCACCTGCCCGGTGTGGACCGGGTGCTCGACGCGGTGGCCCGGTTGCAGTGGGACGACCAGCCGGACGCGCGTTGGGCGGCGGCATGA
- the pdhA gene encoding pyruvate dehydrogenase (acetyl-transferring) E1 component subunit alpha, with amino-acid sequence MTTTPQAVRRASPRARRTVTPPDPARPLLPDAEPVRLLDPTGTPLPARTDYPEPPVEALRELYRRMVLGRRFDTQATALTKQGRLAVYPSSRGQEACQVAAVLAVRDTDWVFPTYRESMALVARGIDPVEVLTLLRGDWHCGYDPTAVHTAPQCTPLATQCVHAAGLAHGEAYQGRDTVALAFIGDGATSEGDFHEGINFAAVFKAPVVYFVQNNRYAISVPLSRQTAAPSLAYKGVGYGVPSEQVDGNDPVAVLAVLTRAVAHARAGKGPFLVEAHTYRMEPHTNADDASRYRDGAEVDAWRDRDPLARLETYLRARGVLDDAAVAEVAEQAEAYAADLRARMNEQPSVDPLSLFDHVYAEPTPQLVEQREQVRAELAAAQDEEGDA; translated from the coding sequence GTGACGACCACACCCCAGGCGGTCCGCAGGGCATCCCCGCGCGCCCGTCGGACGGTCACCCCGCCCGACCCGGCACGCCCGCTGCTGCCGGACGCCGAACCGGTCCGCCTGCTCGATCCGACAGGTACGCCGCTGCCGGCCCGCACCGACTACCCGGAGCCGCCCGTCGAGGCGCTGCGTGAGCTGTACCGCCGGATGGTGCTCGGCCGCCGGTTCGACACCCAGGCGACCGCGCTGACCAAGCAGGGTCGGTTGGCCGTCTACCCGTCGTCGCGGGGCCAGGAGGCGTGCCAGGTGGCCGCCGTGCTCGCCGTCCGCGACACCGACTGGGTGTTCCCCACCTACCGCGAATCGATGGCGCTGGTTGCCCGAGGCATCGACCCGGTCGAGGTGCTCACCCTGCTGCGCGGCGACTGGCACTGCGGATACGACCCCACCGCCGTGCACACCGCCCCGCAGTGCACCCCGCTCGCCACGCAGTGCGTGCACGCGGCCGGTCTCGCGCACGGTGAGGCGTACCAGGGACGCGACACGGTGGCGCTGGCGTTCATCGGCGACGGGGCGACAAGCGAGGGCGACTTCCACGAGGGCATCAACTTCGCCGCCGTGTTCAAAGCGCCTGTCGTCTACTTCGTGCAGAACAACAGGTACGCCATCAGCGTCCCGCTGTCCCGGCAGACCGCCGCGCCGTCGCTTGCGTACAAGGGCGTCGGCTACGGGGTGCCCAGCGAGCAGGTCGACGGCAACGACCCGGTCGCGGTGCTCGCCGTGCTGACCCGCGCGGTCGCGCACGCCCGCGCCGGCAAGGGACCCTTCCTGGTGGAGGCGCACACCTACCGGATGGAACCGCACACGAACGCCGACGACGCCAGCCGCTACCGCGACGGCGCCGAGGTCGACGCCTGGCGCGACCGCGACCCGCTGGCCCGCCTGGAGACGTACCTGCGCGCTCGTGGCGTGCTCGACGACGCGGCGGTCGCCGAGGTCGCCGAGCAGGCCGAGGCGTACGCGGCGGACCTGCGCGCCCGGATGAACGAGCAGCCGAGCGTCGACCCGCTGAGCCTCTTCGACCACGTCTACGCCGAGCCCACACCGCAGCTCGTCGAGCAGCGTGAGCAGGTCCGCGCCGAGCTGGCCGCCGCGCAGGACGAGGAGGGTGACGCCTGA
- a CDS encoding Lrp/AsnC family transcriptional regulator: MDEVDRRIVDELVRDGRTSVRTLAERIHISRTNAYARVERLVRDGVITGFRAQVSPEAAGLGTSAYMALTIEQNTWREVSAELAQVRYVEHVALLSGEHDVLALVRAPDNAALRDVVLDRVQRIAGVLSTRSWLVFEEFDGTQSPWQ, from the coding sequence ATGGACGAGGTCGATCGGCGGATCGTCGACGAGCTGGTCCGCGACGGACGCACGTCGGTGCGCACCCTCGCCGAACGGATCCACATCTCGCGCACCAACGCGTACGCCCGGGTGGAGCGGCTGGTGCGCGACGGTGTGATCACGGGCTTCCGGGCGCAGGTGTCGCCCGAGGCCGCCGGGTTGGGCACGTCGGCGTACATGGCGTTGACGATCGAGCAGAACACCTGGCGGGAGGTGTCGGCCGAGCTGGCCCAGGTGCGCTACGTCGAGCACGTCGCGCTCCTCAGCGGCGAGCACGACGTGCTGGCCCTGGTCCGCGCTCCGGACAACGCCGCCCTACGCGACGTGGTGCTCGACCGGGTGCAGCGCATCGCCGGGGTGCTGTCGACGCGGTCGTGGCTGGTCTTCGAGGAGTTCGACGGGACGCAGAGCCCGTGGCAGTAG
- a CDS encoding acyltransferase family protein, translated as MAIANELWTQARVVATPPPPQAPASRPAGPRSFRGDIEGMRAVAVLLVLLGHAGVPHLPAGFVGVDVFFVISGFLITGLLLEELDQRGRLSLATFYARRAKRLLPAAATVLVATLVLTYFFLPRGRWSTTAWDVVASACYAMNWRMAGQSVDYVAANSAPSIAQHFWSLAVEEQFYLVWPLLLLALGWFARRRGRGHRGLYLLGLALIAVPSFAWALYVSPTDPSAYYVTTTRMWELALGGAIAVTAARSSRSPRLVAVPLAWAGLLAVGASAVLIGSTAGFPGYAALGPTLGTAAVIAFGPAAGRAGPALLLGRQPLRYVGGISYSLYLWHWPVLIAAQAQFGDLGVGAALAVVAVSAIPAALTYHLVENPVRRSPTLTDQPAVALRVGAVCTGAAALAGLAFQLAIPSADSPTPASSVIMGQVPGASTQASPPAAPGAAALGASPRTSRAGVPVDRADSITPNPATAARDAPLFQTTKSCHVSLESATPQVCVYGKENSKTRIALVGDSHADHWVPAMLRAADTNGWRLATYTKSGCPFLTAEILENDRPYTTCTEWNRKVREGLLGGNRPDLLIVTNAEYPVRGEPGRAAMAREMRRTWSGMVAEKIPVVVLRDTPLHLTDIAECVSKNPKRLTKCASPREEVLGRGGGPAQEEAADGLAGVRLIDLNDWICPADRCAPVIGGVLVWRDAHHLTATYSATLAPRVGAALKPIIAGL; from the coding sequence GTGGCTATCGCAAACGAGTTGTGGACACAGGCGAGGGTCGTCGCCACCCCGCCGCCACCGCAGGCGCCGGCGTCGAGGCCGGCCGGCCCGCGCTCCTTCCGCGGGGACATCGAAGGCATGCGAGCCGTGGCCGTGCTGCTTGTGCTTCTCGGCCACGCCGGAGTCCCGCACCTGCCCGCCGGCTTCGTCGGCGTGGACGTGTTCTTCGTGATCTCCGGCTTCCTCATCACCGGTCTGCTGCTCGAAGAGCTCGACCAGCGGGGACGGCTCTCGCTCGCCACCTTCTACGCGCGACGGGCGAAACGCCTCCTCCCGGCCGCCGCGACGGTGCTCGTCGCCACCCTGGTGCTCACCTACTTCTTCCTGCCTCGCGGCCGCTGGTCCACGACTGCCTGGGACGTCGTCGCCAGCGCCTGCTACGCCATGAACTGGCGCATGGCCGGGCAGTCCGTCGACTACGTCGCCGCCAACAGCGCCCCGAGCATCGCCCAGCACTTCTGGTCCCTCGCCGTCGAGGAGCAGTTCTACCTCGTCTGGCCACTGCTGCTGCTCGCCCTCGGCTGGTTCGCCCGCCGTCGGGGACGCGGCCACCGTGGCCTCTACCTGCTCGGGCTCGCCCTGATCGCGGTCCCGTCGTTCGCCTGGGCGCTGTACGTCTCTCCTACCGACCCGTCGGCGTACTACGTCACCACCACGCGGATGTGGGAGTTGGCCCTCGGCGGCGCCATCGCCGTCACGGCAGCCCGGTCGAGCCGGTCACCACGCCTGGTGGCCGTACCCCTGGCCTGGGCCGGACTGCTCGCCGTCGGCGCGTCGGCCGTGCTGATCGGGTCGACGGCGGGCTTCCCCGGGTACGCCGCGCTCGGCCCCACCCTCGGCACCGCCGCCGTCATCGCGTTCGGACCGGCGGCCGGCCGCGCCGGGCCCGCCCTCCTGCTGGGCAGACAACCACTGCGCTACGTCGGCGGGATCTCCTACTCGCTCTACCTGTGGCACTGGCCGGTGCTGATCGCCGCGCAGGCGCAGTTCGGCGACCTCGGCGTCGGCGCCGCGCTCGCTGTCGTCGCCGTCTCGGCGATCCCCGCCGCGTTGACGTACCACCTCGTCGAGAATCCAGTACGCCGCTCGCCGACCCTCACCGACCAGCCGGCCGTCGCCCTGCGCGTCGGCGCGGTGTGCACCGGCGCCGCCGCGCTGGCCGGCCTGGCGTTCCAGCTGGCCATCCCCTCGGCGGACAGCCCGACGCCCGCCTCGTCGGTCATCATGGGTCAGGTGCCCGGCGCCAGCACGCAGGCGTCGCCACCGGCGGCGCCCGGCGCCGCGGCTCTCGGCGCCTCGCCGCGCACCAGCCGGGCCGGAGTGCCGGTCGACCGGGCCGACTCGATCACCCCCAACCCCGCGACGGCGGCTCGGGACGCGCCGCTGTTCCAGACGACGAAGAGTTGCCACGTGTCGCTGGAATCCGCGACCCCGCAGGTGTGCGTCTACGGCAAGGAGAACTCGAAGACCAGGATCGCGCTCGTCGGCGACTCGCACGCCGACCACTGGGTCCCCGCCATGCTGCGCGCCGCGGACACGAACGGCTGGCGCCTCGCCACCTACACCAAGTCCGGCTGCCCGTTCCTGACGGCCGAGATCCTTGAGAACGACAGGCCCTACACGACCTGCACCGAGTGGAACCGGAAGGTGCGGGAGGGACTGCTCGGCGGGAACCGCCCCGATCTCCTGATCGTCACCAACGCCGAGTACCCGGTCCGCGGCGAGCCGGGCCGGGCCGCGATGGCCCGCGAGATGCGCAGGACGTGGAGCGGCATGGTCGCGGAGAAGATTCCGGTGGTGGTGCTGCGGGACACGCCGCTGCACCTCACCGACATCGCCGAGTGCGTGTCCAAGAACCCGAAACGCCTGACGAAGTGCGCCAGTCCCCGGGAGGAGGTCCTCGGCCGCGGGGGCGGCCCCGCCCAGGAGGAGGCGGCCGACGGCCTTGCCGGCGTCCGCCTGATCGACCTGAACGACTGGATCTGCCCCGCGGACCGCTGCGCCCCCGTCATCGGAGGCGTCCTCGTCTGGCGCGACGCGCACCACCTGACCGCCACCTACTCGGCGACCCTCGCACCTCGGGTGGGCGCCGCGCTCAAGCCGATAATCGCCGGGCTGTGA
- a CDS encoding DNA polymerase domain-containing protein, whose protein sequence is MAAAAEEIRVGERLVRVSSPDKPYFPERGLTKLDVVRYFLAVGDGILRALRDRPTMLERWPRGVFEGATIATRQTNRGDAFYQKRLPAGAPEWVRTAHITFPSGRTADEVAPSELAVVIWAANLGTLRFHPWPVSAADVERPDQLRIDLDPMPGVGFEQVVPVAREVRAFLAELGMTGYPKTTGGRGLHVYLSIEPRWSFGDCRRAVLALGREMQRRLPELVTTTWWREQRDRPVFVDYNQMSRDHTMASAYSIRPTPRALVSAPLDWAELEDARPEDFDVLTVPARFAERGDPHAGLDGDRHSLEPLLELADREGLDAPPER, encoded by the coding sequence GTGGCGGCGGCGGCGGAGGAGATCCGGGTGGGGGAGCGGCTGGTCCGCGTCTCCAGCCCCGACAAGCCGTACTTCCCGGAGCGCGGGCTGACCAAGCTGGACGTGGTCCGCTACTTCCTGGCGGTCGGCGACGGCATCCTGCGGGCGCTGCGCGACAGGCCGACCATGCTGGAACGCTGGCCGCGCGGCGTCTTCGAGGGCGCGACTATCGCCACCAGGCAGACCAACCGCGGTGACGCGTTCTACCAGAAGCGGCTGCCGGCGGGCGCGCCCGAGTGGGTGCGGACCGCGCACATCACGTTCCCCAGCGGCCGTACCGCCGACGAGGTCGCGCCGAGCGAGCTGGCCGTGGTGATCTGGGCGGCCAACCTGGGCACCCTGCGCTTCCACCCGTGGCCGGTGTCCGCCGCCGACGTGGAGCGGCCCGACCAGCTGCGCATCGACCTCGACCCGATGCCAGGCGTCGGCTTCGAGCAGGTGGTGCCGGTGGCCCGTGAGGTGCGGGCGTTCCTCGCCGAGCTGGGCATGACCGGCTATCCGAAGACCACCGGCGGGCGGGGCCTGCACGTCTACCTGTCGATCGAACCGAGGTGGAGTTTCGGCGACTGTCGTCGGGCGGTGCTCGCGCTGGGCCGGGAGATGCAGCGCCGGCTGCCGGAGCTGGTCACCACCACCTGGTGGCGGGAGCAGCGGGACCGGCCGGTCTTCGTCGACTACAACCAGATGTCGCGCGACCACACCATGGCCTCGGCGTACTCGATCCGGCCGACGCCCCGGGCGCTGGTGTCGGCGCCGCTGGACTGGGCGGAGTTGGAGGACGCCCGTCCGGAGGACTTCGACGTGCTCACCGTGCCGGCGCGGTTCGCCGAGCGCGGCGACCCGCACGCCGGCCTCGACGGTGATCGGCACTCGCTGGAGCCGCTGCTGGAGCTGGCCGACCGAGAGGGCCTGGACGCCCCGCCGGAGCGGTGA
- a CDS encoding acyltransferase family protein: MTTPALVRSRGTLADLLSGRSNGIGLIRLCLAVGVVLSHSKPLGFGANDLGYHLTGRQTNVGTMAVYGFFVLSGLLITRSARRTGIIRYAWHRALRIFPGLWVCLLITALVVAPLVTLREHGTTAGFFDNAWDRGGPLAYLQANWWTGVRQYGIHDLLKPTTPWGAKSGSSVFNGALWSLKYEMFCYVVVGVLAVTAVLRNARRFVLFLTVALYLSILQDWVSSGQFSGPASTASWSFDSPLVGVMSFHYIVYLGFLFAFGATLDLYRERVPINDALGIGSAVALGLSLLFGGFFVIGLPAFAYLLVWLSVRMPRQLHWVGRKNDYSYGIYIYGFVFQQVMASLGWSRWGYVPFAAMSVAVAFAAAFVSWKLVERPALRLKDWTPGFVARRTAQTVPVEQQTAVAEEPTGTQPVVVGGPTEELPQQPATLVHGR, translated from the coding sequence ATGACTACCCCCGCCCTCGTCCGCTCCCGTGGCACGCTTGCCGATCTGCTCTCCGGCCGCAGCAACGGCATCGGGCTGATCCGGCTCTGCCTCGCGGTGGGCGTCGTCCTGTCGCACTCCAAGCCGCTTGGCTTCGGGGCCAACGACCTCGGCTACCACCTCACCGGTCGGCAGACAAACGTCGGCACGATGGCCGTGTACGGCTTCTTCGTGCTCTCCGGCCTGCTCATCACCCGCAGCGCCAGGCGTACCGGCATCATCCGCTACGCCTGGCACCGGGCCCTGCGCATCTTCCCCGGGCTCTGGGTCTGCCTGCTGATCACCGCGCTTGTGGTGGCCCCGCTTGTGACGTTGCGCGAGCACGGCACCACCGCCGGGTTCTTCGACAACGCCTGGGACCGGGGCGGCCCCCTGGCCTACCTGCAGGCCAACTGGTGGACGGGTGTCCGTCAGTACGGCATTCACGACCTGCTCAAGCCGACCACCCCGTGGGGTGCGAAGAGCGGCTCCAGCGTCTTCAACGGCGCCCTGTGGTCGCTCAAGTACGAGATGTTCTGCTACGTCGTGGTGGGTGTGCTGGCGGTGACGGCGGTGCTGCGCAACGCCCGCCGGTTCGTGCTGTTCCTGACCGTCGCGCTCTACCTGAGCATCCTGCAGGACTGGGTCAGCTCCGGGCAGTTCAGCGGGCCCGCGTCCACGGCGAGCTGGTCCTTCGACTCGCCCCTGGTGGGCGTGATGAGCTTCCACTACATCGTCTACCTGGGCTTCCTGTTCGCGTTCGGCGCGACCCTTGATCTCTACCGGGAGCGGGTGCCGATCAACGACGCGCTCGGCATCGGCTCGGCCGTGGCGCTGGGGCTGTCGCTGCTGTTCGGCGGCTTCTTCGTCATCGGGCTGCCGGCGTTCGCGTACCTGCTGGTGTGGCTGTCGGTGCGGATGCCGCGCCAGCTGCACTGGGTGGGGCGCAAGAACGACTACTCGTACGGCATCTACATCTACGGGTTCGTCTTCCAGCAGGTGATGGCGAGCCTGGGCTGGAGCCGCTGGGGGTACGTGCCGTTCGCGGCGATGTCGGTAGCTGTCGCCTTCGCCGCCGCGTTCGTGTCGTGGAAGCTTGTCGAGCGGCCGGCGCTGCGGTTGAAGGACTGGACGCCTGGCTTCGTGGCCCGCCGGACGGCGCAGACGGTCCCTGTCGAGCAGCAGACCGCGGTGGCCGAGGAGCCGACCGGGACGCAGCCGGTCGTGGTCGGCGGCCCGACGGAGGAGTTGCCGCAGCAGCCCGCCACGCTGGTCCACGGGCGGTAG
- a CDS encoding NAD-dependent epimerase/dehydratase family protein, whose protein sequence is MIVEPRHPAEDAGQRRRVAVLGGTGFLGRPICRALADQGHTVIAVARTARDVGPGVDVRALDLAAADVDEITAVLRDLDPDVVINAAGGMWGLTDAQMLAVNVTLVERLIEAAGRLPGRVRVIQLGSVHEYGLVPVDTSMPEALPPAPVMPYGEFKLRCTTAVAEADRQGLIEGVTLRVGNVIGAGQPGHSLLGVVAGRLHAAQRAGERARLELAPLGSRRDFVGLSDVVAAVLLAATRPAAAGHVINIGRGVAASARDMVHLLIDVSEVPTDLVEADPTGPAETRWQRLDVGLAAEVLGWSPSEDLHTEMKQLWEHAGAEVPA, encoded by the coding sequence ATGATCGTCGAACCACGGCACCCGGCGGAGGACGCCGGACAGCGGCGGAGGGTGGCCGTGCTCGGTGGCACCGGTTTCCTCGGCCGCCCCATCTGCCGGGCGCTTGCCGACCAGGGGCACACGGTCATCGCCGTGGCCCGCACCGCCCGCGACGTCGGGCCGGGCGTCGACGTCCGCGCGCTGGACCTGGCCGCCGCCGACGTCGACGAGATCACCGCCGTGCTGCGCGACCTCGACCCGGACGTGGTGATCAACGCCGCGGGCGGCATGTGGGGGCTCACCGACGCGCAGATGCTCGCGGTCAACGTCACCCTCGTCGAGCGGCTGATCGAGGCCGCCGGCCGGTTGCCCGGGCGGGTCCGGGTGATCCAGTTGGGCAGCGTGCACGAGTACGGGCTGGTTCCGGTCGACACCTCGATGCCCGAGGCACTGCCGCCCGCCCCGGTGATGCCGTACGGCGAGTTCAAGCTGCGCTGCACCACGGCGGTCGCCGAGGCCGACCGGCAGGGCCTGATCGAGGGCGTCACGCTGCGGGTAGGCAACGTCATCGGCGCCGGCCAGCCCGGGCACAGCCTGCTCGGCGTGGTCGCGGGTCGGCTGCACGCCGCCCAGCGCGCCGGTGAGCGGGCCCGGCTGGAGCTGGCGCCGCTGGGCTCGCGGCGTGACTTCGTCGGCCTCAGCGACGTCGTCGCCGCCGTGCTGCTGGCCGCGACGCGCCCCGCAGCGGCCGGCCACGTGATCAACATCGGGCGGGGGGTGGCCGCCAGCGCGCGTGATATGGTCCACCTCCTCATCGACGTGAGTGAGGTGCCGACCGACCTGGTCGAGGCCGACCCCACCGGCCCGGCCGAGACGCGCTGGCAGCGCCTGGACGTCGGGCTGGCCGCCGAGGTGCTCGGCTGGTCGCCGAGCGAGGATCTGCACACCGAGATGAAGCAGTTGTGGGAGCACGCCGGCGCCGAGGTGCCCGCCTGA